One genomic window of Punica granatum isolate Tunisia-2019 chromosome 1, ASM765513v2, whole genome shotgun sequence includes the following:
- the LOC116194922 gene encoding ankyrin repeat-containing protein BDA1-like, whose protein sequence is MSDRLHNAAKIGDIDMLYELLRENPHILDSTEDVPFADTPLHIAASSGDNERRGSSHERAKFAVDVAILKPSFAMKLNPDGVTPMHLALLNGQWKTVRALMRLDTELIRVKGKGGKTPLPIAAEIGPPQLLAELLFYCPSSIEDVTSQWQTVMHIAVEANNFESFEVLLGWILRIDRENILYWKDMDGNTVLHVATRTNHIQVETRLLRHIDDAIKNFRGETALEMHDKENGPHHNAEVGRVLRAARSGNPLFPLFWKEWSLAGRNLRLAEYLRHDLSEIELWKRRIKRTLDNMGVRFAESQELVIVVAILVATATYQGILSPPGGFWQDSTDTGTATSVASDSTPAPHLAGQMVMNGKLLFKYIGLNSYAFSTSVCLIIACMPADVLFSGYLMITMTILLYTYLFALSSTLPPNHIMLKLWMHMVIVKASFLGPLIVIARIWIMAARKFMTFKLDAAEIGHKGQVVEYNEDENARSNQHGS, encoded by the exons ATGTCAGATAGGCTGCACAATGCTGCTAAAATTGGAGACATCGACATGTTGTACGAATTACTCCGTGAGAATCCACACATTTTAGATTCAACTGAAGATGTACCATTTGCAGATACTCCTCTGCATATAGCAGCTTCATCCGGTGACAACGAGAGGAGAGGCTCATCCCATGAGAGGGCCAAGTTCGCCGTGGATGTAGCCATCCTAAAGCCGTCATTCGCCATGAAGCTGAATCCTGATGGTGTCACTCCAATGCATTTGGCCTTGCTGAatgggcaatggaagacagtAAGGGCACTGATGAGACTTGACACTGAGCTGATTCGGGTGAAAGGCAAAGGCGGGAAGACACCTCTACCCATTGCTGCTGAAATTGGTCCTCCACAGCTGCTGGCCGAACTTCTCTTCTATTGCCCGTCATCGATTGAAGATGTGACCTCCCAATGGCAGACCGTCATGCATATTGCCGTGGAAGCAAATAACTTCGAGTCTTTTGAAGTTCTTCTCGGATGGATACTAAGAATTGACAGGGAAAACATACTCTATTGGAAGGATATGGATGGTAACACCGTATTGCATGTTGCAACACGCACGAATCATATTCAG GTGGAAACAAGGCTCTTACGACATATCGACGATGCCATCAAGAACTTCAGGGGAGAGACAGCGCTAGAGATGCATGATAAGGAAAATGGACCGCATCATAATGCAGAAGTTGGGAGGGTTCTACGAGCAGCAAGGAGTGGAAACCCTCTGTTTCCTCTGTTCTGGAAGGAGTGGTCTCTGGCAGGTCGTAATTTGAGACTGGCAGAGTATCTTAGGCACGATCTCTCCGAGATCGAACTGTGGAAGAGAAGGATCAAGCGTACATTGGATAACATGGGAGTAAGATTTGCCGAATCTCAGGAATTAGTCATAGTGGTAGCAATATTAGTAGCCACGGCCACGTATCAAGGTATTCTAAGTCCACCAGGAGGATTCTGGCAAGACTCCACCGATACTGGCACTGCAACCAGCGTTGCTAGTGATAGTACGCCGGCTCCGCACTTGGCGGGACAGATGGTCATGAATGGCAAGTTGCTTTTTAAGTATATTGGGTTAAACAGCTACGCCTTCTCGACTTCAGTGTGCCTGATCATTGCCTGCATGCCTGCCGATGTTCTTTTCAGCGGCTACCTCATGATAACCATGACTATACTCTTGTACACCTACCTATTTGCACTAAGCAGCACCCTTCCCCCAAACCACATCATGCTGAAGCTTTGGATGCATATGGTGATAGTTAAAGCCAGTTTCCTTGGACCGCTGATTGTCATAGCCCGTATATGGATAATGGCTGCTCGGAAATTCATGACCTTCAAGCTAGATGCGGCTGAGATAGGACACAAAGGGCAGGTTGTGGAATACAATGAGGACGAGAATGCAAGAAGCAACCAACACGGGAGCTAA
- the LOC116206681 gene encoding ankyrin repeat-containing protein BDA1-like encodes MDDNNNRLKNAAEEGDTEKLCAVIRNNPRILDLIDEIPFVDTPLHIAASSSDHERTESSHEKSDDSSHGRAKFSIEVAILKPSFARKLNPDGKGGRTPLHVASEIAPPQLLAELLYVCPSSIEDVTAEWQTAVHVAVEAKKSESFAVLTGWLLGVDRKNILQWKDTDGNTVLHVATLTNQIEVVKRLLKYMADDAENLKGETALAIHDKDKGPHLSEEIGRAIRAAAMKRKHPLFHPKYLLLRVVTPTCSVRLGKYLSGDIPGRAKCNSLVLGAASEKSREVFIVIAILVATTTYQGILSPPRGFWQEGSSNSNITMTHITSTSTAYSAGQMVMNGTSLSPYISGNSMAFVLSVCLIIACMPADLLIGSYGNALASILPPRYSFLSATVRIRIAVASFLAFGILFTRLGLQAYSAYHLRLDLTETERRWELVGFDEDVDRQSNVQHAHQ; translated from the exons ATGGACGACAATAATAATCGGCTGAAGAATGCCGCTGAAGAAGGAGATACCGAGAAGCTATGTGCAGTAATCCGCAATAATCCACGCATTTTAGATCTGATAGATGAGATACCGTTCGTGGATACTCCTCTGCATATAGCTGCATCATCCAGTGACCACGAGAGGACTGAGTCATCCCATGAGAAGTCCGACGACTCATCGCATGGGAGGGCCAAGTTCTCTATTGAAGTGGCCATCCTAAAGCCATCATTTGCTAGGAAGCTGAATCCTGACG GCAAGGGCGGGAGGACTCCTCTGCATGTTGCTTCTGAAATCGCTCCTCCACAGCTGTTGGCCGAGCTCCTGTATGTTTGCCCATCATCGATCGAAGACGTGACTGCCGAATGGCAGACAGCCGTGCACGTTGCGGTGGAAGCAAAAAAGTCTGAGTCATTTGCAGTTCTTACTGGATGGCTCCTTGGCGTTGACAGGAAAAACATACTACAATGGAAGGATACAGATGGCAACACCGTGTTGCATGTTGCAACGCTGACGAATCAGATCGAG GTGGTGAAGAGGCTCTTAAAGTATATGGCCGATGATGCGGAGAACTTGAAGGGGGAGACGGCACTCGCCATCCACGATAAGGACAAAGGGCCTCACCTTAGTGAGGAAATTGGCAGGGCTATACGTGCTGCTGCTATGAAGAGAAAACATCCACTTTTCCATCCAAAGTACTTGTTATTGCGGGTGGTGACTCCAACATGCAGTGTTAGACTTGGGAAGTACCTTAGCGGTGATATCCCGGGAAGAGCCAAGTGCAATTCTCTAGTGTTAGGAGCAGCAAGTGAGAAATCCCGGGAAGTATTCATAGTGATCGCTATATTGGTAGCCACAACTACATATCAAGGTATTCTAAGTCCACCGAGAGGATTCTGGCAAGAAGGCTCGAGCAATAGTAATATTACGATGACCCATATTACTAGTACTAGTACAGCATATTCTGCAGGACAAATGGTCATGAATGGCACATCGCTCTCCCCTTATATCTCAGGAAACAGCATGGCCTTCGTGCTTTCTGTATGCCTGATCATTGCTTGCATGCCTGCAGATCTCCTAATCGGGTCGTATGGAAATGCATTAGCTAGCATTCTTCCCCCACGTTATAGTTTTCTAAGTGCTACAGTGAGAATTCGGATAGCCGTGGCTAGTTTCTTGGCATTTGGCATCCTCTTCACCCGTTTAGGGTTGCAAGCATATTCAGCTTATCATCTTAGGCTGGATTTGACCGAAACAGAACGCCGGTGGGAGCTTGTGGGTTTTGATGAGGATGTTGATAGACAGAGCAATGTCCAACATGCCCACCAATAG
- the LOC116197271 gene encoding ankyrin repeat-containing protein BDA1-like: MSDDLQDAAKRGDIGMLYKVFCKNPDILDSPKAVPFENTLLHIAASSGSNERTDDSSCKRAEFAVEVAILKPSFARKLNPEGLTPMHLALLHREWKIVRALMRLDPELIRVKGKGGRTPLHVAAEIAPPQLLAELLYVCPSSIEDVTAKWETAVHIAVGKKNSESFAVLIGWLLRVDRENILQWKDMDGNTVLHVATRTNQVEVVKRLLEYMIDDVENLKGETALAIHDKDEGPHRSEEIGRAIRAAHMKRERRICLPLSLLPPKVTPIRHIRLGKYLSGDISRLRRMERNIKHRFQRLGVGREKSREVFIVIAVLVATATYQGILSPPGGLWQEDSSSSNITTNITSNSNSHYAGQMVNGRKLPDYIESNSLAFVISVCLIIACMPTDILIGVYLAMTMILLLLTYGDALYSILPPHYSDVRTTVTIEIVVAGVIAFAIAVIRFVMKVRSAFRPELDTAKPGRHWELVGFDDDADGQSNVQHAGQKHTADTEGHPLQILANP, encoded by the exons ATGTCTGATGATCTGCAAGATGCCGCTAAAAGAGGAGATATCGGCATGCTGTATAAAGTATTCTGCAAGAATCCAGATATTTTGGATTCACCAAAAGCTGTCCCGTTCGAAAATACTCTTCTGCATATAGCTGCTTCCTCTGGTAGCAATGAGAGGACTGACGACTCATCATGCAAGAGGGCCGAGTTTGCTGTTGAAGTGGCCATCCTAAAGCCATCATTTGCTCGGAAGCTGAATCCTGAAGGTCTCACTCCGATGCACTTGGCCTTGTTGCATAGGGAATGGAAGATAGTGAGGGCACTGATGAGACTTGACCCCGAGCTGATTCGGGTCAAAGGCAAGGGTGGGAGGACTCCTCTGCATGTTGCTGCTGAAATCGCTCCTCCGCAGCTGTTGGCCGAACTTCTGTATGTTTGCCCGTCATCAATCGAAGATGTGACTGCCAAATGGGAGACTGCCGTGCACATCGCggtggggaaaaaaaattccgaGTCATTTGCAGTTCTTATTGGATGGCTACTTAGAGTTGACAGGGAAAACATACTACAATGGAAGGATATGGATGGTAACACCGTGTTGCATGTCGCAACGAGGACGAATCAGGTCGAG GTGGTGAAAAGGCTCTTAGAATATATGATCGATGATGTGGAGAACTTGAAGGGGGAGACGGCACTCGCCATCCATGATAAGGACGAAGGGCCTCATCGTAGTGAGGAAATTGGAAGGGCTATACGTGCTGCTCACATGAAGAGAGAACGTAGAATTTGTCTTCCACTCAGCTTGTTACCGCCGAAAGTGACTCCAATACGTCATATTAGACTTGGGAAGTACCTTAGCGGAGATATCTCTAGACTTAGACGGATGGAAAGAAATATCAAGCACAGGTTTCAAAGGCTCGGTGTAGGAAGAGAGAAATCTCGCGAAGTATTCATAGTGATCGCGGTATTGGTAGCCACGGCTACATATCAGGGTATTCTGAGTCCACCAGGAGGATTGTGGCAAGAAGACTCAAGCAGTAGTAATATTACTACTAATATTACTAGCAATAGTAATTCACACTATGCAGGACAAATGGTCAATGGCAGGAAGCTTCCCGATTATATCGAGAGTAACAGCTTGGCCTTTGTGATTTCTGTGTGCCTGATCATTGCTTGCATGCCTACAGATATCTTAATCGGGGTATACCTTGCGATGACCATGATTTTACTCCTACTCACATATGGAGATGCATTATATAGCATTCTTCCCCCACATTATAGTGATGTAAGAACTACGGTGACAATTGAAATAGTTGTTGCTGGTGTCATTGCATTTGCCATCGCTGTCATCCGTTTTGTGATGAAAGTAAGGTCAGCTTTCCGTCCTGAGCTGGATACGGCCAAACCAGGACGCCACTGGGAGCTTGTGGGATTTGATGACGATGCTGATGGACAGAGCAACGTCCAACATGCTGGGCAAAAGCATACTGCTGATACTGAAGGCCATCCTCTTCAGATCCTTGCAAATCCGTAA